The genome window TGCCCAAGCCATTCTTCTTGAGGATAGCGTCGTCGAGTTGGAGGGGCTTTCGATTTATGGTTCTCCGTGGGTGCCCGAACTCCCGGGCTTCGCCTACTACGCTGACCCGGAAATGTTGATGGAGAAGTGGAAGGCCATTCCCACAGGGATCGACATTCTCGTTACCCATACACCTCCGCATGGGATTCTGGATGTGCCCTCATCTGGACAGATACATCTTGGGTGTACGCATTTGAGTGATGAGCTGAAGCGCATCCAACCGAGACTGCATGTGTTCGGACATGTGCACGCAGCGCACGGGACTCACGATGACGGAATCACGCGCTCCATCAACGCCTCCATTGTGGGTGGCGCTGACTTTGAGGTGTGTCATCGACCTACGATGATCTCACTCACGGCGA of Roseimicrobium gellanilyticum contains these proteins:
- a CDS encoding metallophosphatase domain-containing protein, producing the protein MPSLCIISDTHKKHRQVTIPPCDILIHAGDFCSFQHGDSETLEDVDIWFAESPAKQVVCIGGNHDFMLQSREFRFAQAILLEDSVVELEGLSIYGSPWVPELPGFAYYADPEMLMEKWKAIPTGIDILVTHTPPHGILDVPSSGQIHLGCTHLSDELKRIQPRLHVFGHVHAAHGTHDDGITRSINASIVGGADFEVCHRPTMISLTAK